The Candidatus Wallbacteria bacterium genomic interval GTGGACAGATAGGCAACCTCAGTCTTCTGAACGGAATCGTTCCGCCAGGCAGCCGGAATGGCGCCAGCTATCTTTTTCATCTCTATTCTTGTTTTGATCAGGATATCTGCGTAGAATCCGAATTCCCTGTCAAGTGCTGATGCGATAACATTTCCGATGTTTTCCGCTTTCCCGCCTGCTGCGAAAATCACATTGCCGGAATTGATGTAAGTCGAGACGTCCGCACAGCCGAGGGACTCGAACATGGACTTGAGCCTGGCCATTTCCACGCGCTTCGTCTTCCCGACATTGATTCCCCGGAACAGAGCCACGAACCCGGTAAGCTTCTGTCCGCCTTTATGCATAGTGAGCAAATGCTTTTACGACTCTCTTGCTGCTGTCGAAGTGAAAAACCTCAGCTGCGGATTGCCCGGCATCGTTACTGTAATGGATCGTCACGCTATCAACACCTGTAAAAACCCTGATCAGTTCAAAATGCAGAGCAGGCCTCAAAGCAAGGGCCTTTGACCAATACGGTCCGATGGCTTTCCTGCCCTTCAGCGTTCCAGACGGCTCACCGGCTATGCTGATGATTTTCGGCGATGACATTTCAAAATCATCCGCATAATGAGATAAGATCTGTTCCAAGTCGTGGCTGTTCCAGGCCCTGATCCATTCCTCGGCAAAAGATTCCGCAAAATTCTTATCCATATCTGAAATTCCAGGATGAACTCTGATCAGACCGCGAGAGTGTCTTCATGCTTTAATGATAGTCTGCAGTGAAGGAATAATCAAAAGAATCGGACCGAAGTCTGTACCCTTCTCCCTTTCTGCACCTTAGGTCTGAGTTAGGTCTCATTCAGGTGTTATCAATGTACTGTCTGAAAACAGGCAAAAAACGAGCATTTCAGGCATCCCCTGGCATCAGTTTTCTGTTGAAGTCCGGGCGTAGCGCATCTCAGCTCATTTTTCTATTCCTCAGTATTCCGGTCTCACCCGAAAAGGTGATTGACGATGTCCGGAATCGGAATAAAATTAAGGCGTAGAGTGAAAAAAGACTTGATGATACCTTAACGAAAAAGGAATTTTCTGAATGAGTGGTATTTTCTTTACTTCAGATAGAGAATCCTGCTCCGCAGCACGTCAGTTAAAACCAGAATGTGTCATTGAAATTAGCGATCAATGCCTGATTGTAGGAGTTCCGTTTTTCTTCAAGCAATGGGGTGGAACAAATAAGAAAAAGCAGGAAGGCTGCTGGAGGGGAAGGTTTGGAAACAGAGGCCAGTGGTGGCTGGGAAAATAAATATGAAAAAGACAAATCCGCATAGCTCATGGCGGGGTTGATTAATCCCAGGCCTGCAGAAGGAGAAGACAGATGAGTAAGGCGTCCCCGAATCCTCCAAAAATCATTGAGACAGAATGGATTGAGAAAAGTCGCAAAGTAAAGCACCGTCCCCACTCGTCAAATGATGCCGATCACAGTGCTGTTAATATACGCGAGCCCGGATAGATTCAACGCCACTCTGCCTTTTTTGATTGAAGAATCCTCATCCAGAATGCTCTCGATTTTTTCCTCTCCCTCATAGTCAAAGTCACCTGACAATTCGATTATCTTCACAGTTCGGTAATCGTTCACTTTTACTTCACGGATTTCGATCTTCATATAAAAATCCCCGCTACATTTGAATTAAGCAAAGAGAATGCCAATCGTGAAACCCGCAGTTGACACTTTTTCATCTTTGCTGTGCATTGCGTTTTGCATAATGAAATAGTGTGATGCAAGAGTTTTCTGAAGATCAGGAAATCTTGAAAGCCTGATGTAAAACGTTCAATTCAACGGTTTCAGCGCAACACCTATTTCACAGGCCTTCTTGCAGATTTCTTCCTCGGTTCTGCCGAGCTTCATTTTCATCTCATGAGTCGGGGTGTTCTGCTTGATAAGTTCTTTGAGCAGCGAGACTTCTTTTTTGGTCCAGGAATCGATTGAATTTTTATTCAATTCCGACATCGCGCCGCCTTTTTCTTTTTTTTATTATTGTACTCGAAAAGTCTCGTGAAGTCAAGGGTTGCGCAGTTTCTTTCGCAAAAAGGAAACACGACTCTCAAAACTATCCCTTCATTAGTTTCAAAAAAAAGTTGACACGTCAATTCATATGATGTATATACATCATATGAGAATATTAAAACAGTTCCCTTTTCTCGTCCTGTTTGCTCTCGGGGTGATCTGGGGTACGAATTTTCTTTTCATGAAAATCGTCGTCTCTGTCATCAGCCCTCTGCAAGTGGTATGGCTTCGTGTGCTGTCAGGAGGCCTTCCCATCTTCGTGTATGCACTCGTGATGAAAGTTTTAAGCTGGAAAGATTGCCGCAGAGCGCATCATTTCGGGGCAATGGCTTTACTGGCTAATGTTCTGCCTTATTATTTCTACGTTAAAGGAACACAGCTCCTTGCTTCCGGAATTGCCGGAGTCATCAGCGGGACTACTCCCTTAATGACAGCACTTCTGGTCGTTCTGATCCTTCCGGCGGAAAAGCTGAACCTACAGAAGGGGTTTGGTATTTTTATAGGCTTGATTGGAGTTCTTCTGGTAGCAGATCTCAAATCCGCTTTCTCGTTCGGCAAAAGCGGGGAATTGGTGGGAGTTTGTTTCATGTTAATGGGTTCTATCAGTTATGCATTTGCAATACTTTATGCCAAAAAAGTCGTGGCTCCTCTTAAAATGAGCTCTTTGCAGCTTGCTTCATATCAGGCGCTGTTCGCTTCCCTTCTACTGATACCAGTTACACCAACACAAGGAATGGGAGCCATTTTGGAAAATTCGAAGGCTCTTTTGGCATTGGTTCTCGGACTCGGACTGACAGGAACCGGACTTGCTTTTGTGATGTACTATTTCATCATCGACAAACTCGGGGCCATCACAGCATCTTCGGTTTATTACATTCCGCCTGTTATCGCTCTTCTCTTTGGTGCCTTGTTCAGGAGCGAGACTGTTACTTTTCTACAAATTCTTGGTACAATCATAATCATCACAGGAATTTACTTTGCTCGTGATGAAGGTAAGCATGCGGTCAAAACATAAAATCGAATCTGGCGGTACGCCGCTGCAGAAGATACAATGTGCCTGCACTAATCTCAAAATGGCCGCTCGCGTGGTAGGCAGAGCCTATGACAAAGCCCTGGCTGTCGCTGGTTTGAATTCAACTCAATACGCCATTCTGATCAATGTATCCAGATATCAGCCTATACCTCAAATGAGGCTCACTGAGCATCTTGATTTGGAAAGAACGACTCTTTACCGGGCGGTGGATATCCTGGAGAAGAAAGGGTATCTCAAGACGACCCCTACCGGTGAAGGGATGGCCAAAGTCATAGAACTGTCGCCCCAGGGAGAAGATATCACCGCCAGGGCAATGCACGAATGGGAAACTCTCCAACAGTCTTTTATCAGCTCCTTTGGAGCTGATAAATGGGCTGAGTTCACAGAAATGCTCGAAGCTATCCGCCAACATTTCAGGAAATGAAATTCTGAGGTATGCTGAATAAAATGGACACCCACTTCCTGGTAAAATAAGAGTGGATCTGAACCGGGGCTATACATTTGACGAAATTCATTGAGACAGAATGAATTGAGAAAAGTCACAAAGTAAAGCAGCGTCCCCACTCACGAGAGGAGGACATCAGAAAATGGGCGGAAAAACATCTTCTGTCCTTATAAATCAAGTGTCAGCTTCACAACTGCCGGAATGCCCCATTCCCGGATATACATTGCGCTGCGCAGTTTCCGCAGACATCCCATTTATCGTGGAAATGGACAGGCTGCATTTCAAACCTGAACTGGATCGTAATTATCCCGGACAGTGGAGTCAGGAAAAATCACGGGAGCTGATTGCAGAAAACCTGAATTCCGCCAGAATCGTTGAATTTGCAGGCCAAAGCGTCGGTTGTTATTATTGGTGGAAAGACGGAGAAACAGCTGTGCTCAGTTCGATTCAAATCAGGGAGAACCATCGTTTCAAGGGAATCGGCACCTGGCTGATGAATTGTTTTGAGGCTGAAGTGAAAGAACAGAAAATGGCCGGAACAGGCTTGGCAGTTTATCTGGATAACAGCGCCATTGCTTTTTATGAAAAGCTTGGTTATAAAATAACCGGAAATGACGGTCCTTATGCAATTCTGATGGAAAAGGACATCGGTATAGATTACCGGGGGAC includes:
- a CDS encoding DUF1697 domain-containing protein codes for the protein MHKGGQKLTGFVALFRGINVGKTKRVEMARLKSMFESLGCADVSTYINSGNVIFAAGGKAENIGNVIASALDREFGFYADILIKTRIEMKKIAGAIPAAWRNDSVQKTEVAYLST
- a CDS encoding nuclear transport factor 2 family protein produces the protein MSDMDKNFAESFAEEWIRAWNSHDLEQILSHYADDFEMSSPKIISIAGEPSGTLKGRKAIGPYWSKALALRPALHFELIRVFTGVDSVTIHYSNDAGQSAAEVFHFDSSKRVVKAFAHYA
- a CDS encoding DMT family transporter, whose product is MRILKQFPFLVLFALGVIWGTNFLFMKIVVSVISPLQVVWLRVLSGGLPIFVYALVMKVLSWKDCRRAHHFGAMALLANVLPYYFYVKGTQLLASGIAGVISGTTPLMTALLVVLILPAEKLNLQKGFGIFIGLIGVLLVADLKSAFSFGKSGELVGVCFMLMGSISYAFAILYAKKVVAPLKMSSLQLASYQALFASLLLIPVTPTQGMGAILENSKALLALVLGLGLTGTGLAFVMYYFIIDKLGAITASSVYYIPPVIALLFGALFRSETVTFLQILGTIIIITGIYFARDEGKHAVKT
- a CDS encoding MarR family winged helix-turn-helix transcriptional regulator translates to MRSKHKIESGGTPLQKIQCACTNLKMAARVVGRAYDKALAVAGLNSTQYAILINVSRYQPIPQMRLTEHLDLERTTLYRAVDILEKKGYLKTTPTGEGMAKVIELSPQGEDITARAMHEWETLQQSFISSFGADKWAEFTEMLEAIRQHFRK
- a CDS encoding GNAT family N-acetyltransferase, whose protein sequence is MGGKTSSVLINQVSASQLPECPIPGYTLRCAVSADIPFIVEMDRLHFKPELDRNYPGQWSQEKSRELIAENLNSARIVEFAGQSVGCYYWWKDGETAVLSSIQIRENHRFKGIGTWLMNCFEAEVKEQKMAGTGLAVYLDNSAIAFYEKLGYKITGNDGPYAILMEKDIGIDYRGTNGDGAWLCDFRVR